A stretch of Microbacterium sp. 4R-513 DNA encodes these proteins:
- a CDS encoding nucleotidyltransferase domain-containing protein: MQHHDDTVAAFAEASRRDPDAIGLVLVGSVARGTEGADSDVDVYLVVAEPAFHRARHSDRLSYTAPATYPGGYVDVKVISRDYLARAAEKADEPTRASFVGARVIWSQDPALDAVLARISNPGDEFFRRRATSFIAHMRLQGGYFLAQGEKREDPYLTAWASLHMIAAADRALLSTHRVLFRGHKYLREMVAALPGLPPDYERLVAAQLRRPTASRGRGIMRRIEDVREWDLPADATLSRYIEETELCWLFGTTPPEYC, from the coding sequence ATGCAGCACCACGACGACACCGTCGCCGCCTTCGCCGAGGCCTCGCGGCGAGACCCCGACGCAATCGGCCTCGTGCTGGTGGGATCGGTCGCCCGGGGCACCGAGGGCGCCGATTCCGATGTGGACGTGTACCTCGTGGTGGCCGAGCCGGCATTCCACCGCGCCCGCCACTCGGATCGGCTGAGCTACACCGCCCCGGCCACCTACCCGGGGGGCTACGTGGACGTCAAGGTGATCTCGCGGGACTACCTGGCACGGGCCGCCGAGAAGGCCGACGAGCCCACGCGCGCCTCCTTCGTCGGCGCACGGGTGATCTGGAGTCAGGACCCTGCGCTGGACGCCGTGCTCGCCCGCATCAGCAACCCCGGGGACGAGTTCTTCCGCCGCCGCGCCACCTCGTTCATCGCGCACATGCGACTGCAGGGCGGCTACTTCCTCGCGCAGGGCGAGAAGCGCGAAGACCCGTATCTCACGGCCTGGGCCTCCCTGCACATGATCGCGGCGGCCGACCGGGCGCTCCTGAGCACCCACCGCGTGCTCTTCCGCGGGCACAAGTACCTCCGCGAGATGGTCGCCGCGCTCCCCGGGCTGCCGCCGGACTACGAGCGGCTCGTCGCGGCGCAGCTTCGACGGCCCACGGCCTCGCGCGGTCGCGGAATCATGCGTCGGATCGAGGACGTACGGGAGTGGGATCTCCCCGCCGATGCCACGCTATCCCGCTACATCGAGGAGACGGAGCTCTGCTGGCTCTTCGGCACGACGCCGCCGGAGTACTGCTGA
- a CDS encoding amidohydrolase produces MTQKMDAVFLADTVHVTSTGPTAQAIGVRDGRVMRVGSRDEAAEWDARDVVDFGGATITPGLIDAHSHAVSAGANRRGVDLSGCRDLDEVVRALLSQPDDEDSPWLLGWSFDPNLFGSATPDNRFLEPCGDRPVFVKMADGHSGIVNAAGLRLAGVTGREVFASHSSVVCDGDGEPTGLLLEDAALSLVSGRVPPLSPEAQAASLLALLHGMAATGLTTLSLLDLNPRSLGTLAALEESGDLPLRLRCSPVFDPGADVASELTRVVDLQGIGGRRWLIEGVKFVLDGTIDNGTAWLEQPDTFGDSTQSLWHDPDHFRWAVRELAERGIATATHAIGDAAIREAVAAIAGMTPAQRERAPHRIEHIETMPDDLLDAFARSGAIASMQPTHSTLYVWPDHQDEWSRRLGPVRAQVNGFRFRDLVDAGVTVALGSDWPVAPFDPRGVIADARLRRPHDREDQGLTFPRQALTAEMAVEGYTRAAARAIGWDDRVGTLEPGRYADLAVFEGDPLSEGAEAFAGTAVVATAIGGSLLRH; encoded by the coding sequence GTGACGCAGAAGATGGATGCCGTCTTCCTCGCCGACACCGTCCACGTGACCTCGACCGGGCCGACGGCTCAGGCGATCGGCGTCCGCGACGGCCGCGTCATGCGCGTGGGCTCCCGCGACGAGGCCGCCGAGTGGGACGCGCGCGACGTCGTCGACTTCGGCGGCGCGACCATCACCCCGGGTCTCATCGACGCGCACTCCCATGCCGTGTCCGCGGGTGCGAATCGCCGCGGCGTCGACCTGTCGGGATGCCGCGACCTCGACGAGGTGGTCCGGGCACTCCTGTCGCAGCCGGACGACGAGGACTCCCCATGGCTCCTCGGATGGTCGTTCGACCCCAACCTCTTCGGCAGCGCGACCCCCGACAACCGGTTCCTCGAGCCGTGCGGCGATCGCCCCGTGTTCGTGAAGATGGCCGACGGCCACTCGGGCATCGTGAACGCCGCCGGGCTCCGCCTCGCCGGCGTGACGGGACGGGAGGTGTTCGCGTCGCACTCGTCGGTGGTCTGCGACGGCGACGGCGAGCCCACCGGGCTGCTCCTCGAGGACGCGGCGCTCAGCCTCGTGAGCGGCCGCGTTCCACCGCTCTCTCCGGAGGCGCAGGCCGCATCGCTCCTCGCGCTCCTGCACGGGATGGCGGCGACGGGTCTCACGACGCTTTCACTGCTCGATCTGAATCCGCGGTCGCTCGGAACGCTCGCAGCTCTCGAGGAGTCCGGCGACCTGCCCCTGAGGCTCCGCTGCTCCCCGGTGTTCGACCCCGGCGCCGACGTGGCATCGGAGCTCACGCGAGTCGTGGACCTGCAGGGCATCGGGGGTCGTCGTTGGCTCATCGAGGGCGTGAAATTCGTGCTCGACGGGACCATCGACAACGGGACCGCGTGGCTGGAGCAGCCCGACACGTTCGGCGATTCCACCCAGAGCCTGTGGCACGATCCCGACCACTTCCGCTGGGCGGTCCGCGAGCTGGCGGAGCGGGGCATCGCGACGGCGACGCACGCGATCGGCGATGCGGCGATCCGCGAGGCCGTCGCCGCGATCGCGGGCATGACCCCGGCACAGCGCGAGCGCGCTCCCCATCGGATCGAGCACATCGAGACGATGCCAGACGATCTCCTCGACGCCTTCGCGCGGTCGGGAGCCATCGCGAGCATGCAGCCGACCCACTCGACCCTGTACGTGTGGCCCGACCACCAGGACGAGTGGAGTCGTCGGCTCGGTCCGGTTCGAGCCCAGGTGAACGGATTCCGGTTCCGGGACCTCGTCGACGCGGGGGTCACGGTCGCGCTCGGGTCTGACTGGCCCGTCGCCCCGTTCGACCCGCGGGGCGTCATCGCCGATGCACGCCTGCGGCGCCCGCACGATCGAGAGGACCAGGGTCTCACCTTCCCCCGACAAGCCCTGACGGCCGAGATGGCGGTCGAGGGATACACGCGCGCAGCTGCGCGGGCGATCGGCTGGGACGACCGCGTCGGCACCCTCGAGCCCGGCAGGTACGCGGACCTCGCGGTGTTCGAGGGCGATCCCCTGAGCGAGGGCGCCGAGGCGTTCGCCGGAACCGCCGTGGTCGCGACGGCGATCGGCGGGAGCCTTCTCCGCCACTAG
- a CDS encoding glycoside hydrolase family 3 C-terminal domain-containing protein, with the protein MTTSDKTPNVRTRRTRRAIALIVGAAIISTGATVAAAVPASAVDCSTVPWMDAGKSADERAQALLDASSQHQKYRWLVEQPAVTPTRTDWPAGLTGEAPVVYPVQLECTPTIVYTDGPEAVRSAGVTDFPSQIALASTWNLDLAYQKGVAQAEEAFAKRKNVLLAPGIGNTRTPLAGRTPEYFGEDPLINGLMAASDVQGIEADGKVAGQLKHFVANEQELDRQTSSSNMDERTLRELYTLPYDIAIKRGSPETVMCAFNQVNGVYICESPLMQKVLKDDAGFDGFIMSDFGSVHSTAASLNAGLDQELNRPIWFTPAKLDAALAAGTLTQARIDEAAFRVVRSYIRAGLFDNPLPAQAVADASNAANKAVAKQIAEEGSVLLKNDGVLPLSVAQGQKIALFGPTASRTVTTVGGAPTSAVSVCSLTLRFRPTSPPSNTLPCEDVVSAETALTERAAQVGATVTWNNGQDVAAAAAQAASADVAIVFGYQRMGEFSDLTDLKLQGNGDALISAIEQANPRTVVVLQTGSAVEMPWLGGVQAVLENWYGGEQQGPAIASLLFGDVAPSGKLPMTFPKSLADTPTSTPAQYPGVFSDGSTTRPAGSSEIRQVSYSEGLAVGYKWYQSRGIEPLFPFGHGLSYTTFSYDRVQVTPKSTNGEKEIRIMFKVTNTGTRTGTETAQAYVTLPSSTGTPGSRLVGWESLTLAPGEHANVTITLSPADLADLHLLQYWDAAADKWATAKGTYGVAVGGSSAAAIATSFTIK; encoded by the coding sequence ATGACGACATCCGACAAGACTCCGAACGTGCGCACGCGGCGCACCCGGAGAGCCATCGCGCTGATCGTGGGAGCAGCGATCATCTCGACCGGTGCGACGGTCGCCGCGGCGGTCCCCGCCTCGGCGGTGGACTGCAGCACCGTGCCGTGGATGGACGCGGGCAAGTCGGCAGACGAGCGCGCGCAGGCGCTCCTCGACGCGAGCTCGCAGCACCAGAAGTACCGCTGGCTCGTGGAGCAGCCGGCCGTGACGCCGACCCGGACCGACTGGCCCGCCGGGCTGACGGGCGAGGCGCCCGTCGTCTACCCCGTTCAGCTCGAGTGCACGCCGACGATCGTCTACACGGATGGCCCCGAGGCGGTCCGCAGTGCCGGGGTCACGGACTTCCCGTCGCAGATCGCCCTCGCCTCGACGTGGAACCTCGACCTCGCCTACCAGAAGGGCGTCGCACAGGCCGAAGAGGCCTTCGCGAAGCGCAAGAACGTGCTCCTCGCGCCGGGCATCGGCAACACGCGGACGCCGCTCGCCGGGCGCACGCCCGAGTACTTCGGCGAGGACCCGCTCATCAACGGCCTGATGGCGGCATCCGATGTCCAGGGCATCGAGGCGGACGGCAAGGTCGCCGGCCAGCTCAAGCACTTCGTGGCCAACGAGCAGGAGCTCGACCGCCAGACGAGCTCGTCGAACATGGACGAGCGCACCCTGCGCGAGCTCTACACGCTGCCCTACGACATCGCCATCAAGCGCGGCTCGCCCGAGACGGTCATGTGCGCGTTCAACCAGGTCAACGGCGTCTACATCTGCGAGAGCCCGCTCATGCAGAAGGTGCTCAAGGACGACGCCGGGTTCGACGGGTTCATCATGTCGGACTTCGGTTCGGTGCACTCGACGGCGGCCTCGCTCAACGCCGGGCTCGATCAGGAGCTGAACCGTCCGATCTGGTTCACGCCGGCGAAGCTGGATGCCGCGCTCGCGGCCGGCACGCTCACGCAGGCCCGCATCGACGAGGCCGCGTTCCGCGTCGTTCGCTCCTACATCCGCGCGGGGCTCTTCGACAACCCGCTCCCGGCGCAGGCTGTGGCCGACGCCTCGAACGCCGCCAACAAGGCCGTCGCGAAGCAGATCGCCGAAGAGGGCAGCGTGCTCCTCAAGAACGACGGAGTGCTTCCGCTCTCGGTCGCACAGGGCCAGAAGATCGCGCTGTTCGGCCCGACCGCCTCCAGGACGGTGACGACGGTCGGTGGTGCCCCCACGAGCGCCGTCTCGGTGTGCAGCCTCACGCTCCGGTTCCGTCCCACCTCGCCGCCCTCGAACACGCTTCCCTGCGAAGACGTCGTGTCGGCCGAGACGGCTCTCACGGAGCGGGCGGCTCAGGTCGGTGCGACGGTGACCTGGAACAACGGGCAGGATGTCGCGGCCGCCGCTGCACAGGCGGCCTCCGCCGATGTCGCCATCGTCTTCGGCTACCAGCGCATGGGAGAGTTCAGCGACCTCACCGACCTGAAGCTCCAGGGGAACGGCGATGCCCTGATCTCGGCGATCGAGCAGGCCAACCCCCGCACGGTCGTCGTGCTGCAGACCGGCAGCGCGGTCGAGATGCCGTGGCTCGGCGGAGTCCAGGCGGTGCTCGAGAACTGGTACGGCGGCGAGCAGCAGGGACCCGCGATCGCCTCGCTCCTCTTCGGCGACGTGGCTCCTTCGGGCAAGCTGCCGATGACGTTCCCCAAGTCGCTCGCCGACACCCCGACCAGCACACCCGCGCAGTACCCGGGCGTCTTCTCGGACGGCTCGACGACGCGACCCGCAGGTTCGTCCGAGATCCGCCAGGTCTCGTACAGCGAGGGCCTCGCCGTGGGCTACAAGTGGTACCAGTCCCGGGGCATCGAGCCGCTGTTCCCGTTCGGCCACGGGCTGTCCTACACGACGTTCTCCTACGACCGCGTGCAGGTCACGCCCAAGTCGACGAACGGCGAGAAGGAGATCCGGATCATGTTCAAGGTGACCAACACCGGCACGCGGACCGGCACCGAGACGGCGCAGGCGTACGTGACGCTGCCGAGCTCGACCGGCACGCCGGGCTCGCGCCTCGTCGGCTGGGAATCGCTGACCCTCGCACCGGGTGAGCACGCCAACGTGACCATCACGCTGTCGCCCGCCGATCTGGCCGACCTGCACCTCCTGCAGTACTGGGATGCCGCGGCCGACAAGTGGGCGACCGCGAAGGGCACGTACGGCGTCGCCGTGGGCGGCTCTTCCGCCGCTGCGATCGCGACCTCTTTCACCATCAAGTGA